One window of Sinorhizobium fredii NGR234 genomic DNA carries:
- a CDS encoding DNA translocase FtsK, whose translation MSRSNPATLDSRSNQFVLTTFLWRQIASLAGFALFGTLALAVAALSTWNVSDPSFSYATSQQPTNVLGHGGAAFADIFMQFFGLASVVALLPAVAWALVLIGNKPFDKAVKRLSLWFVGSVLASAALSCVPAPITWPLPNGLGGVFGDMILRFPALFTGTFPTGTFATVLACLFAAPAAWALIFSAGLIGVSDEGEEEAAPEPVPSKARTIREELEDEDDEGPLTVLMGSLAHMRFTAQARLRRAFGLSASRAKRQYDEPYDFNNDEFGTLNEPARPKAQAGAARVEPSLDRAERRLVTPPPILAADDDPPFDIDEPRPAGILPDDEDDIAADWAPRPAPARPALNGSRVAPPPTRPKSGQRIEREAQRSFVEDDDFTLPPIHFLAEPKNVARDASLSSDALEQNARMLEGVLEDFGVKGEIIHVRPGPVVTLYELEPAPGIKSSRVIGLADDIARSMSAIAARVAVVPGRNAIGIELPNQRREMVYLRELIGSRDFETTKTKLAMALGKTIGGEPVVADLAKMPHLLVAGTTGSGKSVAINTMILSLLYRLTPDQCRLIMIDPKMLELSVYDGIPHLLSPVVTDPKKAVVALKWTVREMEERYKKMSKIGVRNIDGFNARVEQALAKGEAITRTVQTGFDRQTGEAVYETEEFDLSPMPYIVVIIDEMADLMMVAGKDIEGAVQRLAQMARAAGIHVIMATQRPSVDVITGTIKANFPTRISFQVTSKIDSRTILGEQGAEQLLGQGDMLYMAGGGRIQRVHGPFVSDTEVEEVVAYLKTQGVPQYLDAITEDDDEENDGGGPAGTSNLADSEDPYDQAVAIVLRDGKASTSYVQRRLGIGYNRAASLIERMEQEGIIGPANHAGKREILVPTEAEITGR comes from the coding sequence ATGAGCAGAAGCAACCCCGCAACGCTTGACAGCCGTTCCAACCAGTTCGTGCTGACCACCTTCCTCTGGCGCCAGATCGCGTCGCTGGCAGGTTTTGCGCTGTTCGGCACATTGGCGCTCGCCGTTGCCGCGCTTTCGACGTGGAACGTTTCCGATCCGAGCTTCTCCTATGCCACCTCGCAGCAGCCGACCAACGTGCTCGGCCACGGCGGCGCCGCCTTTGCCGATATCTTCATGCAATTCTTCGGCCTGGCGAGCGTCGTGGCGCTGCTGCCGGCGGTCGCCTGGGCCCTCGTGCTGATCGGCAACAAGCCCTTCGACAAGGCCGTGAAGCGGCTCTCACTCTGGTTCGTCGGTTCGGTGCTGGCAAGCGCGGCCTTGAGCTGCGTGCCGGCGCCGATCACCTGGCCGCTGCCGAACGGTCTCGGCGGCGTCTTCGGCGACATGATCCTGCGCTTCCCGGCGCTCTTCACCGGCACCTTCCCGACCGGCACCTTCGCGACCGTTCTCGCCTGCCTGTTCGCCGCGCCGGCCGCCTGGGCGCTGATCTTCAGCGCCGGGCTTATCGGCGTCAGCGACGAAGGCGAGGAAGAGGCGGCACCGGAGCCCGTTCCGAGCAAGGCCCGCACCATCCGCGAAGAGCTCGAGGACGAGGATGACGAGGGGCCGCTGACCGTCCTGATGGGCTCGCTCGCCCATATGCGCTTCACGGCGCAAGCCCGGCTGCGTCGTGCCTTCGGCCTGAGCGCCAGCCGCGCCAAGCGCCAGTACGACGAGCCCTATGATTTCAACAACGACGAATTCGGCACGCTCAACGAGCCGGCCCGGCCGAAGGCACAGGCCGGCGCTGCGCGCGTCGAACCATCGCTCGATCGCGCTGAGCGCCGCCTCGTCACACCGCCGCCGATCCTCGCCGCCGACGACGACCCGCCCTTCGACATCGACGAACCCCGTCCCGCCGGCATCCTGCCGGACGACGAGGACGACATTGCCGCCGACTGGGCACCGAGGCCGGCCCCGGCAAGGCCGGCGCTCAACGGCTCCAGGGTCGCCCCGCCGCCGACGCGGCCGAAGAGCGGCCAGCGGATCGAACGCGAGGCCCAGCGCTCCTTCGTCGAGGACGACGATTTCACGCTGCCGCCGATCCATTTCCTCGCGGAGCCGAAGAATGTCGCGCGCGACGCTTCGCTATCATCCGATGCGCTCGAACAAAATGCCCGCATGCTCGAAGGCGTGCTCGAGGATTTCGGCGTCAAGGGCGAGATCATCCATGTGCGCCCGGGGCCTGTCGTGACGCTGTACGAACTGGAACCGGCGCCCGGCATCAAGTCGTCGCGCGTCATCGGCCTTGCCGACGACATCGCCCGCTCGATGAGCGCGATCGCCGCTCGCGTCGCCGTCGTGCCGGGCCGCAATGCCATCGGCATCGAACTGCCGAACCAGCGGCGCGAGATGGTCTATCTGCGCGAGCTGATCGGTTCGCGCGACTTCGAGACGACAAAGACGAAGCTCGCCATGGCGCTCGGCAAGACGATCGGCGGCGAGCCTGTCGTCGCCGACCTCGCCAAGATGCCGCATCTGCTCGTCGCCGGCACCACCGGTTCGGGCAAGTCGGTGGCGATCAACACGATGATCCTGTCGCTGCTCTATCGTCTCACGCCCGACCAGTGCCGCCTGATCATGATCGATCCGAAGATGCTCGAACTCTCCGTTTATGACGGCATTCCGCATCTGCTCTCGCCTGTCGTCACCGACCCGAAGAAGGCCGTCGTCGCGCTGAAATGGACGGTGCGCGAGATGGAAGAGCGCTACAAGAAGATGTCGAAGATCGGCGTCCGCAACATCGACGGCTTCAACGCCCGCGTCGAGCAGGCGCTGGCCAAAGGCGAAGCGATTACCCGCACCGTCCAGACCGGCTTCGACCGCCAGACCGGCGAAGCCGTGTACGAGACCGAGGAATTCGACCTTTCGCCGATGCCCTATATCGTCGTCATCATCGACGAGATGGCCGACCTGATGATGGTCGCCGGCAAGGATATCGAAGGCGCGGTGCAGCGGCTCGCGCAGATGGCGCGCGCCGCCGGCATCCATGTCATCATGGCGACGCAGCGCCCGTCGGTCGACGTCATCACCGGCACGATCAAGGCGAACTTCCCGACCCGCATCTCCTTCCAGGTCACCTCGAAGATCGACAGCCGCACCATCCTCGGCGAACAGGGCGCCGAACAGCTCCTCGGCCAGGGCGACATGCTCTACATGGCCGGCGGCGGGCGCATCCAGCGCGTCCATGGACCCTTCGTCTCCGACACGGAGGTGGAAGAGGTTGTCGCCTATCTGAAGACGCAAGGGGTGCCGCAATATCTCGACGCGATCACCGAGGACGACGACGAGGAAAACGACGGCGGCGGGCCGGCCGGCACCTCGAATCTGGCCGATTCCGAGGACCCCTACGACCAGGCCGTGGCGATCGTGCTGCGGGACGGCAAGGCCTCGACCTCCTACGTGCAGCGGCGCCTCGGCATCGGCTATAATCGTGCCGCCTCGCTGATCGAGCGGATGGAGCAGGAGGGCATCATCGGCCCGGCAAACCACGCCGGCAAGCGCGAGATCCTGGTGCCGACCGAGGCGGAGATCACCGGCCGGTAA
- the tesB gene encoding acyl-CoA thioesterase II yields the protein MSRPAESATPMDALLGILDLEKLEENLFRGLSPQVGWQRVFGGQVIGQALVAAQRTVDEGRYVHSLHAYFLRPGDPTVPIIYEVDRIRDGSSFATRRVVAIQHGKAIFSMSASFQYDEEGFDHQFGMPDVPMPETLPGEKELREKFLVHAPEAIRRYWERPRPIEIRPTSLEHYFSRNKAAPRQDVWVKAVGKVPDERHLQAAVLAYLSDMTLLDTSLYAHGTSVFDRTLQVASLDHAMWFHRPSSMDDWLLYTQDSPSAHGARGMTRGSLFDRSGVLIASVAQEGLIRKKAVD from the coding sequence ATGTCGCGCCCCGCCGAATCCGCCACACCCATGGATGCGCTGCTCGGGATCCTCGATCTCGAAAAGCTCGAGGAAAACCTGTTCCGGGGCCTCAGCCCCCAGGTCGGCTGGCAGCGGGTGTTCGGCGGGCAGGTCATCGGCCAGGCGCTCGTCGCCGCGCAACGCACCGTGGACGAGGGCCGCTACGTCCATTCGCTGCACGCCTATTTCCTGAGGCCGGGCGACCCGACCGTGCCGATCATCTACGAGGTCGACCGCATCCGCGACGGATCGAGCTTCGCCACCCGGCGCGTCGTGGCGATCCAGCACGGCAAGGCGATCTTCTCGATGTCGGCCTCCTTCCAGTATGACGAGGAGGGTTTCGACCATCAGTTCGGCATGCCCGACGTGCCGATGCCGGAGACCTTGCCAGGCGAAAAGGAGCTGCGGGAGAAATTCCTCGTCCACGCCCCGGAAGCGATCCGCCGCTACTGGGAGCGGCCGCGGCCGATCGAGATCCGGCCGACCTCGCTCGAGCACTATTTCTCACGCAACAAGGCCGCGCCGCGGCAGGACGTCTGGGTGAAGGCCGTCGGCAAGGTGCCGGACGAGCGCCATCTGCAGGCCGCCGTCCTTGCCTATCTGTCCGACATGACGCTGCTCGACACGTCGCTCTACGCGCACGGCACCTCCGTGTTCGACCGAACGCTCCAGGTCGCGAGCCTCGACCACGCCATGTGGTTCCATCGACCCTCCAGCATGGACGACTGGCTGCTCTATACGCAGGACAGCCCAAGCGCGCACGGCGCGCGCGGCATGACGCGCGGCAGCCTGTTCGATCGTTCCGGCGTGCTGATCGCCTCCGTGGCGCAGGAAGGCCTGATCCGTAAAAAGGCAGTTGATTAA
- a CDS encoding ubiquinone biosynthesis hydroxylase — protein sequence MIDVLIAGGGYVGLSLAVSLKKAAPHLDVTVVDGAPEGAWKKDERASAVALAAERMLDVLGVWDAIAPEAEPILRMVITDSKTADPVRPVFLTFEGDGGEGRPFAHMVPNTALVGGLREACRELGVAIRQAAMVESFKSGDHAVAVTFAGGEVLEARLLVACDGVRSKLREAAGIKVVEFDYGQSGIVTTVEHERPHGGTAEEHFLPAGPFATLPLKDNRSSLVWTERSADAERLVKEDDFIFEDELERRFGHKLGHLKVVGGRRAFPLGLTLARDFVAPRFALAGDAAHGIHPISGQGLNLGFKDVAALAETLVEADRLGLDIGSLAVLERYQTWRRFDTFRMGVTTDVLNRLFSNDITPVRVIRDIGLGLVDRLPSLKSFFIRQAAGVAGETDPRLLSGQPI from the coding sequence ATGATCGATGTACTGATTGCCGGAGGCGGCTATGTCGGCCTGTCGCTCGCCGTATCGCTCAAGAAAGCGGCTCCCCATCTCGACGTGACCGTCGTCGACGGCGCGCCGGAAGGCGCCTGGAAAAAGGACGAGCGGGCCTCCGCGGTCGCCCTTGCGGCCGAGCGCATGCTCGACGTTCTCGGCGTCTGGGATGCGATCGCCCCGGAGGCAGAGCCGATCCTCAGGATGGTGATCACCGATTCGAAGACGGCCGATCCCGTCCGCCCGGTGTTCCTGACCTTCGAGGGCGACGGCGGCGAAGGGCGCCCCTTCGCGCATATGGTGCCGAACACCGCGCTGGTCGGCGGATTGCGCGAGGCCTGCCGGGAACTCGGCGTGGCGATCCGCCAGGCGGCGATGGTCGAAAGCTTCAAGAGCGGCGATCACGCCGTTGCCGTGACGTTCGCCGGCGGCGAGGTGCTCGAGGCACGGCTGCTGGTCGCCTGCGACGGGGTGCGATCGAAATTGCGCGAGGCCGCCGGCATCAAGGTAGTCGAGTTCGATTACGGCCAGTCCGGCATCGTGACGACGGTCGAGCACGAGCGGCCGCATGGCGGCACGGCGGAGGAGCATTTCCTGCCGGCCGGCCCCTTCGCCACCCTGCCGCTCAAGGACAACCGCTCGTCGCTGGTCTGGACGGAGCGCAGCGCCGACGCCGAGCGCCTGGTCAAGGAAGATGATTTTATTTTCGAGGACGAACTGGAGCGCCGCTTCGGCCACAAGCTCGGCCATCTCAAGGTGGTCGGCGGCCGCCGGGCCTTTCCGCTCGGGCTGACGCTGGCCCGGGATTTCGTGGCGCCGCGCTTCGCTTTGGCGGGCGATGCCGCGCACGGCATTCACCCGATCTCCGGCCAGGGCCTCAATCTCGGCTTCAAGGACGTGGCGGCACTTGCCGAAACGCTCGTCGAGGCGGATCGGCTCGGCCTCGATATCGGCTCGCTTGCCGTCCTCGAGCGCTACCAGACCTGGCGGCGTTTCGACACTTTCCGCATGGGTGTGACGACCGATGTCCTGAACCGGCTGTTCTCCAACGACATCACGCCGGTGAGGGTCATCCGCGACATCGGCCTTGGCCTCGTCGACCGCCTGCCGTCGCTCAAGAGTTTCTTCATCCGCCAGGCCGCCGGCGTTGCCGGCGAAACGGACCCGCGGCTGCTTTCGGGACAGCCGATCTGA
- a CDS encoding P-II family nitrogen regulator, translating into MKIVMAIIKPFKLDEVREALTTVGIQGLTVTEVKGYGRQKGHTEIYRGTEYAVSFLPKLKIEIAVPSEIVDKAVDAIASAAKTGQIGDGKIFVYSIDHAVRIRTGETDSEAL; encoded by the coding sequence ATGAAAATTGTGATGGCCATTATCAAGCCGTTCAAGCTCGATGAGGTTCGCGAAGCCCTGACCACCGTAGGCATCCAGGGTTTGACCGTGACCGAAGTGAAGGGATACGGCCGCCAGAAGGGGCACACCGAAATCTACCGTGGCACCGAATACGCCGTGAGCTTCCTGCCGAAGCTGAAGATCGAGATCGCGGTTCCGTCGGAGATCGTCGACAAGGCCGTCGACGCGATCGCTTCGGCTGCGAAAACCGGCCAGATCGGCGACGGCAAGATCTTCGTCTATTCGATTGACCATGCCGTGCGCATCCGCACCGGCGAAACCGATTCAGAAGCGTTGTAA
- a CDS encoding ammonium transporter, whose protein sequence is MSSFNLSLSLRRVGATAAALLAPVVAFAQEAAPAAAEAVAATPVPDKGDTTWMLLSTILVLLMTVPGLALFYGGLVRAKNMLSVLMQVLMITAVVMIIWVTYGYSLAFTDGGSLNSFIGGFSKMFLAGVDTTTLAESFSKGVFIPEYVFVVFQMTFACITPALIVGAFAERIKFSAVMLFVILWVTLVYFPIAHMVWFWGGPSAYTAPTGLIFSFGAIDFAGGTVVHINAGIAGLVGAIMLGKRTGYKREIMAPHSMTLTMVGASLLWVGWFGFNAGSNLEANAYAALAMINTFLATAAAIVSWAVVETLVRGKASMLGAASGAVAGLVAVTPAAGFAGPMGAIVLGLAVSPVCYFFVDVVKNKFHYDDSLDVFGIHGVGGILGAIATGILVNPALGGAGIVDYSTADFAAGYAGTATQVWAQLKGVLVTVVWSGIGSAILFKVVDAIVGLRVTVEAEREGLDLSSHGEAAYHAS, encoded by the coding sequence ATGTCGTCATTCAATCTTTCCCTCTCTCTTCGACGCGTGGGCGCCACCGCTGCCGCCTTGCTCGCGCCGGTCGTTGCTTTCGCCCAGGAGGCGGCGCCCGCCGCTGCCGAGGCCGTTGCGGCAACGCCGGTTCCGGACAAGGGCGACACCACCTGGATGCTGCTGTCCACCATCCTCGTCCTGCTGATGACCGTTCCCGGTCTGGCGCTCTTCTATGGCGGCCTGGTGCGCGCCAAGAACATGCTGTCGGTGCTGATGCAGGTTCTGATGATCACCGCCGTCGTGATGATCATCTGGGTGACCTACGGCTATTCGCTGGCCTTCACGGATGGCGGCTCGCTCAACTCCTTCATCGGCGGCTTCTCGAAAATGTTCCTGGCGGGCGTCGACACCACGACCCTTGCGGAAAGCTTCTCGAAGGGCGTCTTCATCCCCGAATACGTCTTCGTCGTCTTCCAGATGACCTTCGCCTGCATCACGCCGGCCCTGATCGTCGGCGCCTTCGCCGAGCGCATCAAGTTCTCGGCCGTCATGCTGTTCGTCATCCTGTGGGTCACCTTGGTCTACTTCCCGATCGCCCACATGGTCTGGTTCTGGGGTGGCCCGAGCGCCTATACGGCACCGACCGGCCTGATCTTCTCCTTCGGCGCGATCGACTTCGCCGGCGGCACCGTCGTCCACATCAATGCCGGCATTGCGGGCCTCGTCGGCGCGATCATGCTCGGCAAGCGCACCGGCTACAAGCGCGAGATCATGGCTCCGCATTCGATGACGCTCACCATGGTCGGCGCCTCGCTGCTGTGGGTCGGCTGGTTCGGCTTCAATGCCGGCTCGAACCTCGAAGCCAATGCCTATGCGGCACTTGCGATGATCAACACCTTCCTGGCGACCGCAGCCGCAATCGTCTCCTGGGCGGTCGTTGAAACGCTCGTTCGCGGCAAGGCCTCGATGCTCGGCGCCGCCTCGGGTGCCGTTGCCGGCCTCGTCGCCGTAACCCCGGCCGCCGGCTTTGCCGGGCCGATGGGCGCAATCGTGCTCGGCCTCGCGGTCTCGCCGGTCTGCTACTTCTTCGTCGACGTGGTAAAGAACAAGTTCCACTATGACGACAGCCTCGACGTGTTCGGCATCCACGGCGTCGGCGGCATCCTCGGCGCGATCGCAACCGGCATCCTCGTCAATCCGGCGCTCGGCGGCGCAGGCATCGTCGACTATTCGACCGCCGACTTCGCCGCTGGCTACGCCGGCACGGCAACGCAGGTCTGGGCGCAGCTCAAGGGCGTGCTCGTCACCGTCGTCTGGTCCGGCATCGGTTCGGCCATCCTTTTCAAGGTTGTCGATGCGATCGTCGGCCTGCGCGTCACGGTCGAAGCGGAGCGCGAAGGTCTCGACCTCTCCTCGCACGGCGAGGCCGCCTATCACGCCAGCTAA